A region from the Natronomonas salsuginis genome encodes:
- a CDS encoding metal-dependent hydrolase — MPPTPVTVAVGVLLGVVLLGAAFDRRSLVVVAVAAALPDLDALFVLIGVSVTNAAFHSVIIPIVAAVALYCDTRIRERSWLVDRYGAYGVRVVWVAIAAYAVAGIGLDAFSTETVALLYPVSDRYYAILGRLVVSTQDGLVQTYVTLGSGGLEVESPGTVGTYVVESPLASRDGTRRVRLVESGWQAALVATAAAAVPAKRLIERAGRSRGRTD, encoded by the coding sequence ATGCCGCCGACACCCGTCACCGTCGCGGTCGGCGTTCTCCTCGGCGTCGTTCTCCTCGGTGCGGCCTTCGACCGTCGATCGCTCGTGGTCGTCGCCGTGGCGGCGGCGCTCCCCGATCTGGACGCCCTCTTCGTACTCATCGGCGTCAGCGTGACGAACGCCGCATTTCACTCGGTCATCATTCCGATCGTGGCGGCGGTGGCGCTGTATTGCGACACCCGGATTCGAGAGCGGTCGTGGCTCGTGGATCGATACGGTGCCTACGGCGTCAGGGTCGTCTGGGTGGCGATCGCCGCCTACGCCGTCGCGGGAATCGGCCTCGACGCGTTCAGCACCGAAACCGTCGCGCTGCTGTATCCGGTCTCCGATCGGTACTACGCGATCCTCGGGCGGCTCGTTGTCTCGACGCAGGACGGACTCGTCCAGACGTACGTCACACTCGGCAGCGGGGGTTTGGAGGTCGAGTCCCCCGGCACGGTCGGGACGTACGTCGTCGAATCGCCGCTCGCATCGCGGGACGGAACGCGGCGAGTCAGGCTCGTCGAATCCGGCTGGCAGGCGGCCCTCGTCGCGACCGCGGCCGCCGCCGTCCCAGCGAAACGCCTGATCGAGCGCGCCGGTCGGTCGCGGGGGAGGACCGACTGA
- a CDS encoding aldo/keto reductase, producing the protein METTTVSGVEIPSIGLGTWRLTGDACVDSVRTALDLGYRHLDTAQEYGNERQVGDALRASDVDREDVFVTTKLGSRNRTYDDVVRSVDESLAKLDTAYVDLLLIHWPNVTTPLRETLAAMNELVDEGKVRHLGVSNFGIDRLSRARELSEHGVATDQVQYNPYWSQTELLDYCRIHGIVLTAYSPLAHGGVLDDPVLESIGDAHGKSAAQVALRWLVQQANVVTVPKATSRDHLEANLDVFDFELTDREMARIYRPSKPRALAGFVRSRAREIGCL; encoded by the coding sequence ATGGAAACGACGACCGTCAGCGGCGTCGAAATCCCGTCCATCGGGCTCGGAACGTGGCGGCTGACCGGCGACGCCTGCGTCGACTCGGTCCGGACCGCTCTCGACCTCGGTTACCGGCACCTCGACACGGCACAGGAGTACGGCAACGAACGCCAGGTCGGTGACGCCCTCCGAGCGAGCGACGTCGACCGCGAGGACGTGTTCGTGACGACGAAACTCGGGAGTCGAAATCGGACGTACGACGACGTGGTGCGCTCCGTCGACGAGAGCCTCGCCAAGCTCGACACGGCGTACGTCGATCTCCTCTTGATCCACTGGCCGAACGTGACGACGCCGCTTCGGGAGACACTCGCCGCGATGAACGAGCTCGTCGACGAGGGAAAGGTCAGACACCTCGGCGTCTCGAACTTCGGGATCGACCGTCTGTCGCGCGCTCGCGAACTCTCCGAACACGGGGTCGCGACCGATCAGGTCCAGTACAACCCCTACTGGTCCCAGACGGAACTGCTCGATTACTGTCGGATTCACGGCATCGTACTGACCGCTTACTCGCCGCTCGCTCACGGCGGCGTGCTGGACGATCCGGTCCTCGAATCGATCGGCGACGCCCACGGCAAGAGCGCGGCCCAAGTCGCGTTGCGGTGGCTCGTCCAGCAGGCAAACGTCGTTACGGTCCCGAAAGCGACCAGTCGAGACCACCTCGAAGCAAATCTCGACGTCTTCGACTTCGAATTGACCGACAGGGAGATGGCTCGGATCTATCGCCCCTCGAAACCTCGCGCGCTCGCCGGCTTCGTCCGGAGCCGCGCCCGAGAGATCGGCTGTCTGTAA
- a CDS encoding helix-turn-helix domain-containing protein: MRDPRAELAERIAGEVTLSDDPGATLRKWREEFDVAQTTLSNELGVSASVVSDYESGRRENPGIRVVSRVVRGLLNIDERRGGDRVRQHARVLSAGFDQDVVYDLREYSATVPLSRLYAAIGANTIVQGSAETIAGHTVINSVEAIKRLSSEEFYRLYGQSTNRALVFTDVTRGESPLVALRVVTPTPSAVVLHGLDPDDLWEHAPALARADGVSLATTIEPIDSLLDSLREFP, translated from the coding sequence ATGCGCGATCCGCGTGCGGAACTCGCCGAGCGAATCGCCGGCGAGGTGACGCTGTCCGACGACCCGGGAGCGACGCTCCGGAAGTGGCGCGAGGAGTTCGACGTAGCACAGACGACGCTCTCGAACGAACTTGGCGTCTCCGCCTCAGTCGTCTCCGACTACGAGAGCGGCCGCCGGGAGAATCCCGGGATACGCGTCGTCAGCCGCGTCGTCCGGGGGCTGTTGAACATCGACGAACGACGCGGGGGCGACCGCGTCCGCCAACACGCCCGAGTCCTCTCCGCAGGCTTCGATCAGGACGTCGTCTACGATCTCCGCGAGTATTCGGCGACCGTTCCGCTCTCGCGGTTGTACGCTGCGATCGGGGCGAACACCATAGTTCAGGGGAGCGCGGAGACGATTGCCGGCCACACCGTCATCAACAGCGTCGAGGCGATCAAACGCCTCTCGAGCGAGGAGTTCTACCGCCTCTACGGGCAATCCACCAACCGGGCGCTCGTTTTCACCGACGTGACGCGCGGCGAATCCCCACTCGTGGCGCTGCGAGTCGTCACGCCCACGCCGTCGGCGGTCGTCCTCCACGGGCTCGATCCCGACGATCTCTGGGAACACGCGCCCGCCTTGGCCCGCGCCGACGGCGTCTCGCTCGCGACGACGATTGAGCCGATCGACTCGCTCCTCGACTCGCTGCGGGAGTTCCCCTAA
- a CDS encoding 30S ribosomal protein S8e produces MNHARSTKKRTGGRRRAVRKKRKHELGSAPTETQVGDQKLKTVETQGGNTKVRAVTTDVASVSTNGGVESATIEDVVENASNPNYVRRNIITKGAIIETDLGRARVTSRPGQDGQVNAVLLDE; encoded by the coding sequence ATGAACCACGCTCGGTCCACGAAGAAGCGAACGGGTGGTCGACGGCGGGCGGTCCGCAAGAAGCGCAAGCACGAACTCGGCTCCGCACCGACGGAGACGCAGGTCGGCGATCAGAAGCTGAAAACCGTCGAGACGCAGGGCGGGAACACGAAGGTACGCGCCGTCACGACGGACGTCGCGAGCGTCTCCACCAACGGCGGCGTCGAGAGCGCGACCATCGAGGACGTCGTCGAGAACGCCTCGAACCCGAACTACGTCCGGCGGAACATCATCACGAAGGGCGCGATCATCGAGACCGACCTCGGCCGTGCGCGCGTCACGTCGCGACCCGGACAGGACGGGCAGGTCAACGCCGTTCTCCTCGACGAGTAA
- the cmk gene encoding (d)CMP kinase has product MSLTDDERSEIDRNLFITVSGPPGCGATALCIRLSEAMECPYVSGGDIFRDLAEDRDMTLTQLSAKAQESDAIDRALDRRLLSIAETWGTTNAPFILESRLAGWLAGNRADLRIWLDAPEEVRKARIGDREETAAEMSVREVNETGRYQSYYDIDLDDRTFYDLQINTARWSKEGVFEIARTAIEAYDSEEDEGAFETAAVELSE; this is encoded by the coding sequence ATGTCACTCACCGACGACGAGCGATCCGAGATCGATAGGAACCTCTTCATCACGGTCTCGGGGCCGCCGGGGTGCGGTGCGACCGCCCTCTGCATCCGCCTGTCGGAGGCGATGGAGTGCCCGTACGTCTCCGGCGGCGACATTTTCCGCGACCTCGCGGAGGATCGCGATATGACGCTGACGCAACTCTCGGCGAAGGCCCAAGAGTCCGACGCGATCGACCGCGCGCTCGATCGCCGACTGCTCTCGATCGCAGAGACGTGGGGGACGACGAACGCGCCGTTCATTCTCGAATCGCGGCTGGCCGGCTGGCTCGCCGGCAACCGTGCGGATCTGCGAATCTGGCTCGACGCGCCCGAAGAGGTGCGGAAAGCGCGGATCGGCGATCGAGAGGAGACAGCCGCCGAGATGAGCGTCAGGGAGGTCAACGAGACCGGTCGCTACCAGTCATACTACGACATCGACCTCGATGATCGGACGTTCTACGACCTGCAGATCAACACTGCCCGATGGAGCAAGGAGGGCGTCTTCGAGATCGCCCGAACGGCGATCGAGGCGTACGATTCCGAGGAAGACGAGGGCGCATTCGAGACTGCGGCGGTCGAACTCTCCGAGTAG
- a CDS encoding metal-dependent hydrolase, which produces MPSSVVHAALALLLAVGLLGRYYDRRALVVVLAIVLLPEVDTAIGWVMAGAHRTVLHTMMLSVVATPLLYWETTRDGSIIRGRWGERGVRIAWVGLFVHTFAHVALDWSHLAGINVFWPFTDRFYTLDGELYLSATEGFVQTFVEISRNPETGSSVIDAGRGGTRVETHVSNPAQPSPDPEPGPVDRRFPIAVGGWQLYVVLTGAFALAAKRLQTPLSREE; this is translated from the coding sequence ATGCCCTCGTCGGTCGTCCACGCCGCGCTCGCGTTGCTGCTCGCGGTCGGGCTACTCGGGCGATACTATGATCGCCGGGCGCTCGTCGTCGTCCTCGCGATCGTCCTCCTCCCGGAGGTGGACACCGCGATCGGGTGGGTCATGGCCGGCGCGCACCGGACGGTCCTCCACACGATGATGCTCTCCGTCGTCGCGACCCCGCTGCTGTACTGGGAGACGACGCGCGACGGCTCGATTATTCGAGGGCGGTGGGGCGAGCGAGGCGTCCGGATCGCGTGGGTCGGGCTCTTCGTCCACACGTTCGCACACGTCGCGCTCGATTGGTCACACCTCGCGGGGATCAACGTCTTCTGGCCGTTCACCGACCGCTTTTACACGCTCGACGGCGAGTTGTACCTCTCCGCGACGGAGGGGTTCGTCCAGACGTTTGTCGAGATTTCGCGGAATCCGGAGACGGGGTCGAGCGTAATCGATGCGGGCCGGGGCGGGACGCGGGTCGAGACGCACGTGTCCAACCCCGCCCAGCCCTCGCCGGACCCCGAACCCGGACCGGTCGATCGACGGTTTCCGATCGCCGTTGGAGGGTGGCAGCTGTACGTCGTTCTCACGGGCGCGTTCGCGCTCGCGGCAAAGCGGTTGCAGACGCCCCTCAGCCGGGAGGAGTGA